In one window of Nodosilinea sp. PGN35 DNA:
- a CDS encoding CBS domain-containing protein, producing the protein MLTVADIMTPHVTTIASGATVADAIDLMQRRQIRALLVEHRSQEMPFGMVTERDIVYTVVARGHSPEKVLVQDIMRQPCISLAPDLTIQEASQVLSDTGVQRAPVVRDGELLGVISVTDILMRGMPAIALSR; encoded by the coding sequence ATGCTGACCGTCGCCGACATCATGACCCCCCACGTCACCACCATTGCCAGTGGAGCCACCGTGGCCGACGCCATTGATCTCATGCAGCGGCGGCAGATTCGCGCCCTGCTGGTCGAGCACCGCTCCCAGGAAATGCCCTTTGGCATGGTCACCGAGCGCGACATTGTCTACACCGTGGTCGCCCGAGGCCACAGTCCCGAAAAGGTGCTGGTGCAGGACATCATGCGGCAGCCCTGCATTTCTCTAGCCCCCGACCTCACCATTCAAGAAGCCTCCCAGGTGCTCTCTGACACGGGCGTGCAGCGAGCCCCCGTGGTGCGAGACGGCGAGCTGCTGGGGGTGATCTCGGTAACCGATATTTTGATGCGGGGAATGCCGGCGATCGCGCTGAGCCGCTAA